The genomic window TTACAGCATCCTTTGTTGTGGCAGCTATTGGCGCTTTTTATATTCTGAATAATAAGCATAGCGAATTCGGAAAGCTCTTTGTAAAAACGGGTGTAATGTTCGGTTTATTTTCTAGTATATTAGTAGCTTTTCCAACAGGAGATTTAGTTGCTAAAAACGTTGTAAAACACCAACCAGTAACCTTTGCTGCTATGGAAGGTATTTTTGAAACTGAAGACGGTGGATCGGAAATTGTTCTTATAGGGCAACCTAATATGCTTGAACAAAAACTAGATAATAAAATTGCTGTACCCAACATTTTAAGTTTCCTAACCTATCAAGATTGGAACGCTCAAATAAAGGGTTTAAACGAATTTGATAAAAGTATGCATCCAACAAATGTACCGGGCTTATACTACGCCTATCATATTATGGTTGGTTTAGGCACTATATTTATTGGTTTAATGTTACTAGCAGCCGTTCAGCTTTTTAGAAAAAAATTATACACAACTAAATGGATTTTATGGTCGCTTTTATTCATGCTTCCTTTTCCATACATTGCTAATACTACAGGTTGGTATACTGCCGAATTAGGCCGTCAGCCTTGGTTAGTTTACAACTTAATGCGCACTGCAGATGGCGCTTCACCAACAGTATCTGCAGGTAACACTTTATTTACTTTACTCGGTTTTATTGGTTTGTATTTACTTTTAGGCTTGCTATTTTTAATGCTTGCGGGAAAAATAATTAATAAAGGACCACAACTTAACACACACTAATTATGGAATTATTTTGGTATATCGTTTTAATGACCATGTTGGCTATTTATGTTATTTTAGATGGTTACGATTTTGGTGCAGGCATCATTCATTTGTTTTTTGCAAAAACTGAAAAAGATAAAAAAGCAATCACTAACGCTATCGGTCCATTTTGGGATGCTAACGAGGTTTGGCTTATTGCTTCTGGAGGTGTTTTATTTTTTGCATTCCCTACCTTATATGCATCATCTTTTAGTGGGTTTTACTTACCGTTAATGATGATTTTGTGGCTTTTAATTTTTAGAGCTATTGGTTTAGAATTACGCGGACAGGTACACAACCGCATGTGGGAAGCCATTTGGGATAAAGCCTTTGGTATTTCAAGTTTACTTTTGGCACTTTTCTTTGGTGTTGCCTTAGGTAATGTAGTTCGTGGTGTAAACTTAGGAAATGTTGTAGATGGAGTTTCCACGCACGAAGCACATTTTTTCTTTTTACCACTTTGGAATCCAACGCTTAGCCCACACGCCGAGGAATTAGGTATCATAGATTGGTTTACACTCTTGCTAGGTATTATTGGTGTCGTTTCTTTAGCTATTCATGGTGCAAACTGGATTATTTTCAAAACCAATTCAGACTTAAATAAAAAATTGAGAAAAGTAATTTTCAATCTTAATATCGTCCTTCTAGTTTTAGTAATAGTTTCTATTTCAATTTGGCATCTTATTGAACCTAAACCTTTTCATAATTTCTTTGAACATCCTTGGTTATGGATATTCCCAATAATAACCTTAACAGGTTTGTTCGGTTTATTCCGAATAAAATCATTCAAAAAAGATGGGTATGGGTTTATATTTTCATCGTTATTTTTATTCGGAGGGTTAACAACAACAGTATCTTCTATTTTCCCAAAAGTATTGCCTTCAACAAATAGTATAAATCCAGATTTAACACTTTACAATGTTGCTGCACATGAATATGGATTAACCGTTGGAGTATACTGGTTTGCTATTGCTGCTGCCCTAGTTGCTGTTTATATGTTTATTCAATACAAAGTTTTTAACGGAAAAATGGATGATGTAGGTTACGGCGAACATTAAAATTATATCCTTTTTTCAAACATTTATTTCCTAAATACATCCATTAGCTTATTTTCGTGCGATGTGGATGTATTTAGGTCTTTTAGCCGTGTTTTTATATGTTTCTTTATTGGAAAAGGAAATGAAGTCCTGTTTTTAAAAAATTAACTCTAACAAAGTCACTTTGCTTTGTTTTAATACCATTAAAGCGTCTTTATTTACTTAGAAAATTTGCTTCTGTTTAGCAATATCATTTTGAATTCAACGACCTAGAAGGCATTCTCCAAAATGAGGACAAATTTGAGGTAAGATTAGCCAAACATGAATAAAAAATAGAATAATGAAAAAACCTCCTATCATTAGTGCATGACTTATATAAACTTCATCTCCTGAAGGTTTTATAATTGGCCACATTAATCCAAAAACTCCGGTTACAAAGAAAAAAAAAGGAACTCCAGAGAAAAAAACGAGAAATCGCATACTAAATTCACCTTGAAGTATGCCATAAAAAATGACACCAATAATTACTGATAATATTAATAAAATCCAATATATTATTTTACTTCTACTGTTTTTAATGCTAGACATAATATTTGCTTTTGAATTATCTAAAATTACAACCTATATGTCTCATAACAAATGATATATATCATTACGGAAACAAGAAAAAGAGTAATTTAATTTAAGACAATTCTATAAGGATATAGAACAACAATAAAATGTAAGCTATAGATTAGTAGCTGTTTTCAATTTCAGCAGCTTCTAGCATTAAATAATGCAAGTCGGTGTTTTTTATAAATGGTTTTAATAAATCACTTCCAGGACCAAACATGGCAAGTTCAACATAATCAGCAGAATGATTCATACTAATCCATCCAACAGAGTTGTGTTGTTTTTGAATTTGAGCTAATTCATTAAAAGGTAAATGTTTGTAATTATATAGACCATCTACCGATTTAATAGAAGTATAGTAGCTCAAAAGTAATTTAGCCTCTTTATCTGTTACTGCAATATTATTGGCGTATTCAATACGCTCTTTAACTTGAGATGTACTGGACTCCTTTCCAAAACCATTTAAAATCCAATCATTAGTGTGTTTGTATTGCTGAATGCTGTCAAATTGTTTATTGGCATCTTTACCATAAATAACGCCTGGGTTTGAATTTCCATGATCTGTAGTAATTATAACTAGTGTGTTTTCATCCTTTTCAGCAAAATCCATGGCTACTTTTACAGCTTCATCATGAGCTGTTTGATCGTATATTAAACCAGCAATATCATTACCATGAGCTGCCCAATCTACTTTACCTGCTTCTACTTGTAACACAAAACCTGCATCATTATTTTTCATGCGGTCGATTGCTTTTTGTGTCATTTCACCTAAAGTTGGAATTTTTTGAGTGAGTTCTTTACTATTATTTCTATCCACAGTATAAGGTAACCCATCATTATTAAAAACTCCTAAAATAGGTTTCTCATTGTTTGTTGCTAGCATTTCATCTCTAGATTTAACCACTCGATAGCCTTCTTCTTCAAATTTTTGGTACATATCTACCTTGTCTTTTCTATAATCGGCAGAAAAGTAATTATTTCCTCCACCCATCATCACATCAAATTTTAGCTGTAAGTATTTTTCAGCAATACCTTCTTGGTCATTTCTACTTTTACTATTTACACAAAAACCTGCAGGGGTTGCATGCGTTATTGGTACAGTAGTTACACAACCTGCCATTTTACCAGCCTTTTTAAATTTTTGCCAAATAGGAAGATATGTTTCACCTTTGGTTCCAATATTTAAGCCGCCATTATTTATTCTAAAACCACTTCCCCAAGAGGAACTTGCAGCAGCAGAATCTGTAACAATAGAACTTGCCGAAGCCATATCCATTAAGGCTCTACTTACCTTGTTATCTTTATATAATTGAAGCCAATTACTTCCTTTGCCTGTTTTTCTGGAAAGGTATAAATCGGCCATGTTTAGAGTTCCGTTACTCATACCATCACTTACTAAAATAATGATGTTTTTGGCTTTTTTATTTTTATTGATTATATCAAGGTCTAAGTTCGTTGCACTTAAATCAAAAGGATTTAATAATGATGCACCAAGTGCAAAAAGAGATCCGTTTTTAAAAAATTTTCTTCTATTCATAATTTATTATTTCACATAAAAAAACATACTCAAATATACCGTTTTTAGAATTATTTTATAAATTATAAAGGCATAATATTTCTACCAGGTATTGATGGGTGTTTTTTACAAATCCAACAGATAATAGACACAGTTAGTTTTGGGTTTAGAAGTATCCAACAGGGAATAATTATTTATACTCGTAGTAGATAAACTTTATATAAAGAGATAGATAGAGGCTATACTACCACATATATTCGTCTATTAATTTAAAAACTTAGCATTAAGATCTCGTACAGCAAACATTAAATTTATATCATTTTTTTGTGCATTTATTTCCTAAAATGATGCATTAGCTTATTTTCGCGCGATGTGGATGTATTTAGGGCTTTTAGCCGCGTTATTTTTAGGGTTACATAACTTATGTAAAAAACATGCCGTACAAGGCAATGAAGTCTTTCCTGTGCTTTTAGGCACGGTAAGCTCTGGATTTATATTTGTTTTACCTTTTTACTTAATTTCGGTATATAATCCAGAATATGCCAAGGAAATTGGTTTTCTTATCACGAAAATCTCATGGACTATTCATGGTTTTATTTTTATAAAATCGGCTATCATGGCATGTTCTTGGGTACTAGCTTATCAGGCCTTAAAGCATTTACCTATTACTATTGTAACACCAATTAGATCGGCAGGACCATTCTTTACTTTTATTGGCGCGATTCTTATTTATCAAGAACGCCCAAACGCTTTGCAATGGGTTGGTTTTTTTCTTATTATATTTTCAGTGTTATTATATTCAAAAATAGGAAAGAAAGAAGGTATTAACTTTAGAAGCAATAAATGGATTTTCGCTATAATCGCTGCCACATTTCTAGGCGCTTCTAGTGGCTTGTACGACAAATTCTTGATCCAGAGTTTACATCTAAATCCGCAAACCTTAATCTTTTGGTTTTGCTTTTATGTCATTCTTATTTTACTTGTTATTTTATCTATTACATGGTTTCCTTATGCCGAAAAACGAAGAGCCTTTAAATTTCGTTGGTCTATTCCTGCAGTTGGAATTTTACTCCAAGCCGCAGATTATTTCTACTTTAAAGCGCTTCAAGATCCCGATGCATTAATTATGTTACTTTCTGCTATAAAAAGAAGTCAGATTTTAATAGCTGTGGTTGTGGGCGGACTTATATTTAAGGAGCAAAACAAACGAAAAAAACTGGTTCCACTTGCTGGTATTCTATTAGGTGTGTTTTTTATTTTATACTCTTAAACCCTTGTTTTTTATTGAGTTCTCGTAGCTCTATTGTTAACATAACACCTTCTCTATTCCTTGATTGTTTAGTTGAATAATAAATATTTGTTAAAAAAAAGAATGAACGTTCATTTTTTATATATATTTGTACTCTCAAAACGAATAAATGAAACATTTTTGGAATATTTTACGAATACTACTAGCCATATTTATGATATATGCAGGAGCTCAACATTTTATAAAAGCAGATTTTTTTAATCCTTTTGTTCCCGACTTTATGGTATATAAAACCTTTATTATTTATGCATCAGGATTTGTAGAAGTTATTCTTGGTATGCTGTTACTTATACCAAAATATAAATATACAGCTGCCACCGGAATATTAGTTTTAATGGTATGCTTTCTGCCCATACATATATGGGATGTGTTTTCTAATACGCCAGCAATTGGAAGTCACAAAGCAGCATTAATACGATTACCAATACAGTTTATCTTAATAGCACTGGCATATAAATTTTCAAAAATTAAGAACTAATGGCTAAACTTCAAAAAAGCATAGATAAGCGTAATGCACTTATAAAAGCTACAATAGAGCTTGTAAACAACGATGGTTTCCATGCTACACCTATGAGTAAAATAGCTAAAATGGCAAAGGTATCGCCTGCTACTATTTATCTATATTTTGAAAACAAGCAGGATTTAGTAAACCAAACCTATGTAGACGTTAAAGCAGAATATACCAAATATGCATTTGAAACTTATGATGAAAGTATGCCTGTTGAAGCTGGTTTCGAATTAATATGGAAGCGCATAGCCGATTTTAAACTAAAAGAGTGCGAACACGCAATGTTTTTAGCACAATGTGATAATACACCCATGATTGATGAAACAAGCAGACAGGAAGGTATTAAACACTTACAGCCTCTACTCGACCTTTGGGAACGCGGTAGAAAGGAAGGCGTTATAAAACCACTATCAGATTATCTTTTATATGCCTATGCTATAAATCCGTTATCATTTTTAATGATGACTCAAAAACGTGGTGCATTTCAATTAAATAAAACACATTTAGAAGAGGCTTATCAATCGGCTTGGAACAGTATAAAATTTTGTAAATAGCATGAAAAAAACAGCAATTATATTAGGTGCAACCGGTTTAACCGGAAGTATAATTCTTCAAAAATTGATTGAAGATGATAGATATGATAGCATTAAACTGTTTTCTCGTTCTAAAATTGAAGGTTTACCAAGTATTGTAACACAATTTACTGGTAATCTTTTAAAATTGGATGAATTTAAAGGAGATTTTACAGCAAACGAGGTGTATTGTTGCATTGGCACAACAGCAAAAAAAACACCAGATAAAACGCTTTATAAACAAATAGATTATGGTATTCCTGTAGCGGCCGCAACTCTTTCAAAACAAAATAACATACCCTCTTTTTTAGTAATTTCAGCAATGGGTGCTAATAAAAACAGTAAAGTATTTTACAACAAAACAAAAGGAGAAATGGAACACGATGTGTTGCAACAAAACATAAAAAACACTTTTATTTTGAGACCATCTTTAATTGGTGGCGAAAGAAAAGAGCGCAGACTATTAGAAAAAATGGGGCTGGCTATTTTCCAAGTCATTGAACCCTTATTTATAGGGAAATTAAAACAATACAAAGTTATAAATGCTGAAAGTATAGCGCAAGCAATGATAAATTTAGCGAACAGTACAAGTCATGCCGAAGTCATTATTACTTCAAACGATATAAAACAAATTTCAATAAATAACTAAAAGAAAAATTTAATCACATGGAATTATTAGACAAATTAAAATGGAGATATGCTGCAAAAGCAATGAATGGAAAAAAAGTTTCAGAAGACAAAATACAACGTATTCTAGAAGCTGCTCGTTTAGCTCCAACATCGAGTGGATTGCAACCATTTGAAATTTTTGTTATTAAAAATCAAGATATAAAGGAACAAATTAAACCTATAGCTTGGAATCAATCTGTAATTACAGACTGCTCTCACCTACTCGTTTTTGCTGCTTGGGATACATACACAGCAGATAGAATTAACCACATGTTCGATTTAACAAACAAAATTCGTGGTTTCGAAAACAAAGGTTGGGAAGATTATCGCCAAATGTTATTAAATTCTTACCCTCAAAAAGATGCGGAAGAGAACTTTAATCACGCGGCAAAACAAGCTTATATAGCTTTTGCAGAGGCGCTAACTGCTGCAGCTTTCGAAGGTGTAGATGCTACGCCATTAGAAGGTTTTGATCCTGCTGCTGTAGATAAAATTTTAGGCTTACGCGAAAAAGGACTACGTAGTGCGGTTTTATTGCCTCTTGGTTATAGAAAGGACGATGCAGATTGGTTAGTAAATCTTGTAAAGGTTAGAAAACCTATGGAAGAATTAGTAACAGTAATAGACTAAAAATAAAATTATGGAAAAGACCATTTTATTAAAAAATAGACCGCAAGGGAAACCTTCAATTTCAGATTTTGAATTTGTAACAGAGGATTCTAATTTAAATATTAAGGACGGCGAATTGCTTTTAGAAACCACTTACGTTTCTGTAGATCCTTATTTAAGAGGTCGTATGAGCGATGCTAAATCTTACGTTCCTCCTTTTGAATTAAATAAACCCATTCAGTCTGGTGTTGTTGCCAAAGTAATTGCATCTAAAAATAAGAATTTTGCGGAAGGCGATTTTGTTTCGGGCATGTTAAGCTGGAAAACAAAACAGATTTCCAACGGTGAAA from Algibacter sp. L1A34 includes these protein-coding regions:
- a CDS encoding cytochrome ubiquinol oxidase subunit I, which translates into the protein MEDMLFYDRMQFAFTITFHYLFPQLTMGLSLLIVYFKGKFLYSKVEKYNDAAKFWMKIFALNFAMGVVTGIPMEFQFGTNWAKFSELTGGIIGQTLAMEGMFSFFLESSFLGLFIFGEKLLGHKLHFVTGFLVFLGSWASGYLIIATHSWMQHPVGYEILENGRFVLNNFGALFSNPWLLPSYFHNQLASVITASFVVAAIGAFYILNNKHSEFGKLFVKTGVMFGLFSSILVAFPTGDLVAKNVVKHQPVTFAAMEGIFETEDGGSEIVLIGQPNMLEQKLDNKIAVPNILSFLTYQDWNAQIKGLNEFDKSMHPTNVPGLYYAYHIMVGLGTIFIGLMLLAAVQLFRKKLYTTKWILWSLLFMLPFPYIANTTGWYTAELGRQPWLVYNLMRTADGASPTVSAGNTLFTLLGFIGLYLLLGLLFLMLAGKIINKGPQLNTH
- the cydB gene encoding cytochrome d ubiquinol oxidase subunit II, giving the protein MELFWYIVLMTMLAIYVILDGYDFGAGIIHLFFAKTEKDKKAITNAIGPFWDANEVWLIASGGVLFFAFPTLYASSFSGFYLPLMMILWLLIFRAIGLELRGQVHNRMWEAIWDKAFGISSLLLALFFGVALGNVVRGVNLGNVVDGVSTHEAHFFFLPLWNPTLSPHAEELGIIDWFTLLLGIIGVVSLAIHGANWIIFKTNSDLNKKLRKVIFNLNIVLLVLVIVSISIWHLIEPKPFHNFFEHPWLWIFPIITLTGLFGLFRIKSFKKDGYGFIFSSLFLFGGLTTTVSSIFPKVLPSTNSINPDLTLYNVAAHEYGLTVGVYWFAIAAALVAVYMFIQYKVFNGKMDDVGYGEH
- a CDS encoding alkaline phosphatase, producing the protein MNRRKFFKNGSLFALGASLLNPFDLSATNLDLDIINKNKKAKNIIILVSDGMSNGTLNMADLYLSRKTGKGSNWLQLYKDNKVSRALMDMASASSIVTDSAAASSSWGSGFRINNGGLNIGTKGETYLPIWQKFKKAGKMAGCVTTVPITHATPAGFCVNSKSRNDQEGIAEKYLQLKFDVMMGGGNNYFSADYRKDKVDMYQKFEEEGYRVVKSRDEMLATNNEKPILGVFNNDGLPYTVDRNNSKELTQKIPTLGEMTQKAIDRMKNNDAGFVLQVEAGKVDWAAHGNDIAGLIYDQTAHDEAVKVAMDFAEKDENTLVIITTDHGNSNPGVIYGKDANKQFDSIQQYKHTNDWILNGFGKESSTSQVKERIEYANNIAVTDKEAKLLLSYYTSIKSVDGLYNYKHLPFNELAQIQKQHNSVGWISMNHSADYVELAMFGPGSDLLKPFIKNTDLHYLMLEAAEIENSY
- a CDS encoding EamA family transporter, which gives rise to MWMYLGLLAALFLGLHNLCKKHAVQGNEVFPVLLGTVSSGFIFVLPFYLISVYNPEYAKEIGFLITKISWTIHGFIFIKSAIMACSWVLAYQALKHLPITIVTPIRSAGPFFTFIGAILIYQERPNALQWVGFFLIIFSVLLYSKIGKKEGINFRSNKWIFAIIAATFLGASSGLYDKFLIQSLHLNPQTLIFWFCFYVILILLVILSITWFPYAEKRRAFKFRWSIPAVGILLQAADYFYFKALQDPDALIMLLSAIKRSQILIAVVVGGLIFKEQNKRKKLVPLAGILLGVFFILYS
- a CDS encoding MauE/DoxX family redox-associated membrane protein produces the protein MKHFWNILRILLAIFMIYAGAQHFIKADFFNPFVPDFMVYKTFIIYASGFVEVILGMLLLIPKYKYTAATGILVLMVCFLPIHIWDVFSNTPAIGSHKAALIRLPIQFILIALAYKFSKIKN
- a CDS encoding TetR/AcrR family transcriptional regulator, which gives rise to MAKLQKSIDKRNALIKATIELVNNDGFHATPMSKIAKMAKVSPATIYLYFENKQDLVNQTYVDVKAEYTKYAFETYDESMPVEAGFELIWKRIADFKLKECEHAMFLAQCDNTPMIDETSRQEGIKHLQPLLDLWERGRKEGVIKPLSDYLLYAYAINPLSFLMMTQKRGAFQLNKTHLEEAYQSAWNSIKFCK
- a CDS encoding NAD(P)H-binding protein gives rise to the protein MKKTAIILGATGLTGSIILQKLIEDDRYDSIKLFSRSKIEGLPSIVTQFTGNLLKLDEFKGDFTANEVYCCIGTTAKKTPDKTLYKQIDYGIPVAAATLSKQNNIPSFLVISAMGANKNSKVFYNKTKGEMEHDVLQQNIKNTFILRPSLIGGERKERRLLEKMGLAIFQVIEPLFIGKLKQYKVINAESIAQAMINLANSTSHAEVIITSNDIKQISINN
- a CDS encoding nitroreductase family protein; this translates as MELLDKLKWRYAAKAMNGKKVSEDKIQRILEAARLAPTSSGLQPFEIFVIKNQDIKEQIKPIAWNQSVITDCSHLLVFAAWDTYTADRINHMFDLTNKIRGFENKGWEDYRQMLLNSYPQKDAEENFNHAAKQAYIAFAEALTAAAFEGVDATPLEGFDPAAVDKILGLREKGLRSAVLLPLGYRKDDADWLVNLVKVRKPMEELVTVID